From the Clostridium cagae genome, the window CACACTTTACAGCATTATCTGCCTATTCCTTCTTAGTATTCATATTACTATATACTCCTTGTATTTCAGTAATTGGAACTATGAAAAAAGAATTCGGAGTTAAGTTCACTTTATTTTCTATATTTTATCAATTAGTTCTTGCTTGGATAGTTTCATTCTTAGTGTTTAATATAGGAAATTTAATTATATAAACTTACTACTTTTTAAGTCTTAATTTATTATTAAATAAGGGTGATGTGACTTATGTTAGAAATACTTTGTACAATACTAATTGTTTTATTTTCGATTTTTATAATTATAAAGTCAATAAAAAATTCATCTAAAGGTAAATGTAATTGTAGCAGTAGTTGTAAAAATTGTTCTAAATCATGCGGTAATATTTTAGATAAAAAATAGACTAAAATAAAGAGCTATCTCAAAATAAATTATTATACAAAAACATTTTAAAATAGCTCCAAATATATTATAAACTATTAAGTTTTTAAATAAAATTTTGCTATAAAACAGGAAAGGTGCTGTATCATAATGCATAAAAATGCAATATGATACAGCACCTTATTTTTATGTTATGCCTTAGAATTGTATTTGTATAAGCCCTAGGCTGAATAATTCAACATATGAATTCTACTTCATTTATTGCATATATAAATACATGAAAAAACATAGAATATTAATTATAAATTCTTAAATAAGCTTGGATTTTTAGACTTATAGAATTTTACCAATCTAATATAATAAATATTAATAGTTGCAATTGTAGGTGACGCTAATAGCATTCCAATAGGCCCCCAGAATGCACCACCTATTATCACGCCCATAATTATCCAAAATGGTTTTACACCTACTTTTGCTCCTATAAGCTTAGGATCAAGATACCAAGCATCAAATTGTTGAATTAGAAGTAAAAGTATAAATACTATAAGAGCCTTCATAGGTGAAACAAAAATACATACTCCCGCACCAACTACTTCTCCTATAAATGGACCAAAGTAAGGTATCATATTAGTAATAGCAACTATGATCGATAATAAAAGAGCATATGGAGCTTTAACTATTACTAAACCAATCAATGATATAAGCCCTATTATTGCTGAATCTATAGCTTTTGTTCCTATATATACACCTATCATCTTACTATAGGTATTGCAAACTTTAATTAGCTCACTTGCCTTCTTCTCTTTTAATATTATATAAGTTATAGTTTTTAAACCATGCAGTAATCCATCTTTATCACTTAATACATAAATAGCTATTAAAAATCCGAATACTATTTTAACTAAGTTTCCTGTAAGAGATAATAAATATCCTAACATTCCTTGTAATATAGTTATTGTAAAGTTTCCCATTTTAATAGATAAAAGTTCAATTTTATCAACTAACCCTGCATCAATTATCAATTCACTTAATTTAGGATTTTTAATTGCTGTATTAATCCATTCTTGAATTGTTTCCATATAATTAGGAACTTCTTTAATTATACTAGCTATGCTATCAACTAAACTAGGTATTGTAAAAAAGAAAAACATTATTATTATTCCTGTTATAATTGCATAGGTTACTAATATAGATTTTCCTCTTGAAAATTTAAATCTTTTTTCAAAAATCATCATTATAGGATTCAATATATATGCAAAAATCAAAGCATATGTAAATGGTGACATAATAGAAAAAAAATGTTTAACTATATTAAAGAAAAACTGATAATTATCTATTATTTTGTACAGAACAATTCCAATAATAGCCATTATTAATATATCCTTATATTTTACATTTTTATTTATAGTCATTTTTATCCTCCTTACTTAAAATATTCTTGCGTATTACAAAATATTATATCATATATTATTTTTATAAAGATTAATTCTTTGTTAAATTAATTATGTATAATCATCTTTAAATTAAAAGTATACATTAATTAATATTGACTAAGCTTTATTTTAATATTCTTAGCATAAGTTTTATGTAACAATACAAGAAACTTAAAATATACATAAAATAAAAACAACTAGAAACGTAAAGTTTCTAGTTGTTTCTCAATTATATATTTTTACTACATCTTTTCTACTACATCTATTCCTAATAATTCTAAACCATTCTTTATTACTTGTAAGCTACTTTTTACTAAGCTTAATCTAGTTGCTTTTAAAACTTCATCATCTAAATTTAAAACTGAATGAGCATTATAGAATTTATTAAATGATTTTGCAACTTCTATAACATATCTTGTTAAAATTGATGGTTCTAATTTATCAGTAGCAAGTTTAATTTGATTATTAAAGTTAGCTAGAACTTTAACTAATTCAAATTCTTCCTTTGAAGATAATTTGCTGTAATCAACTTTTGAAGAAATATTCTCTGCCCTACTTATTATACTATTAGCTCTAGCATATGAGTATTGAACATAAGGACCTGTTTCTCCTTCAAATGATAAAATTTCTTTCCAATCAAATACTATATCTTTTTCTCTTGAATTCTTTAAATAAGTGAAAATAATAGCTCCAACACCTATTTTCTTAGCTACTTCTTCTTTATTTTCAAGATTTGGATTCTTTTCATTTATAACTTCTAAAGTCTTTTCAATTGATTCTCTTATCAAATCATCAAGCAAAACAACTTCTCCCTTTCTTGTAGAAAGCTTTCTATCTGCAAATTTAACTAATCCAAATCCAACATGAACACAATCATTTGCCCATTCATGTCCTGCAAGTTCTAACACTTTAAATACTTGTTTAAAATGTAATGCTTGTGGACTTCCAACTACATAAATACTCTTGTAGAAATCATAAGTTTTCTTTCTGTACATAGCAGCAGCTAAGTCTCTTGTTGCATATATAGATGCTCCATCACCTTTTAATACTATACAAGGTGGCATATTGTAATCATCTAGCATTACAACTTGTGCTCCATTACTTTCTACAAGTAATCCTTTATCCTTTAATTCATTAACTACTACATCCATTTTATCATTATAGAATGCTTCTCCTGCTAATGAATCAAATTTAACCCCTAATATATCATATACTCTTTCAAATTCCTTTAAGCTTAAGTCTCTAAATCTCTTCCATAAAGCTTGTGCTTCTGGATCTCCTGTTTCTAACTTTTTAAAATACATTCTTCCTTCGTCTTCTAAGCTAGAATCTTTTTCTGCTTCATCATGGAACTTAACATAAATTCTAAGAAGTTCATCAATTGGAGCCTTTTCTAGAGCTTCTTCATCAACCCATCTATTATAAGCTGATATAAGCTTACCAAATTGAGTTCCCCAATCACCTAAATGATTTAAACCTACAACATCGTATCCTTCTTTTTTAAACATTTTGTATAAAGAATTACCAATAGCTGTTGTAAATAAATGTCCTACATGGAATGGTTTTGCTATATTAGGTGAAGAATATTCAACACAAACTGTT encodes:
- a CDS encoding AI-2E family transporter — protein: MTINKNVKYKDILIMAIIGIVLYKIIDNYQFFFNIVKHFFSIMSPFTYALIFAYILNPIMMIFEKRFKFSRGKSILVTYAIITGIIIMFFFFTIPSLVDSIASIIKEVPNYMETIQEWINTAIKNPKLSELIIDAGLVDKIELLSIKMGNFTITILQGMLGYLLSLTGNLVKIVFGFLIAIYVLSDKDGLLHGLKTITYIILKEKKASELIKVCNTYSKMIGVYIGTKAIDSAIIGLISLIGLVIVKAPYALLLSIIVAITNMIPYFGPFIGEVVGAGVCIFVSPMKALIVFILLLLIQQFDAWYLDPKLIGAKVGVKPFWIIMGVIIGGAFWGPIGMLLASPTIATINIYYIRLVKFYKSKNPSLFKNL
- the argS gene encoding arginine--tRNA ligase, with the protein product MDYKNKIAQLIKEHVDLDVNAIEKLIEIPPKSEMGDYAFPCFQLSKVMRKAPNMIAETLKDAINKEGFERIENLGPYLNFFVDKGVFAENTINKILKDGDNYGESNIGDGKTVCVEYSSPNIAKPFHVGHLFTTAIGNSLYKMFKKEGYDVVGLNHLGDWGTQFGKLISAYNRWVDEEALEKAPIDELLRIYVKFHDEAEKDSSLEDEGRMYFKKLETGDPEAQALWKRFRDLSLKEFERVYDILGVKFDSLAGEAFYNDKMDVVVNELKDKGLLVESNGAQVVMLDDYNMPPCIVLKGDGASIYATRDLAAAMYRKKTYDFYKSIYVVGSPQALHFKQVFKVLELAGHEWANDCVHVGFGLVKFADRKLSTRKGEVVLLDDLIRESIEKTLEVINEKNPNLENKEEVAKKIGVGAIIFTYLKNSREKDIVFDWKEILSFEGETGPYVQYSYARANSIISRAENISSKVDYSKLSSKEEFELVKVLANFNNQIKLATDKLEPSILTRYVIEVAKSFNKFYNAHSVLNLDDEVLKATRLSLVKSSLQVIKNGLELLGIDVVEKM